One Polaribacter sp. KT25b DNA segment encodes these proteins:
- the guaA gene encoding glutamine-hydrolyzing GMP synthase: protein MEQDQVLILDFGSQYTQLIARRVRELNIYCEIHPFNHPPKELENFKAVILSGSPNSVRGENVLHPELSEIKGKKPLLAVCYGAQYLAHFSGGKVAESNTREYGRANLSYIKNDEIFFQNISDGSQVWMSHSDTIKELPTGGILLASTKDVENAAYKIDGEDTFAIQFHPEVYHSKDGKQLLANFLVDIAKVAQTWTPDSFVESTVADIRAKVGNDKVVLGLSGGVDSTVAAVLLHKAIGKNLYCIFVNNGLLRKNEFESVLTQYEGMGLNVKGVDASQRFLDKLAGISDPEGKRKAIGSTFIDVFDDEAHHIKDVKWLAQGTIYPDVIESVSVNGGPSATIKSHHNVGGLPDYMKLKIVEPLKMIFKDEVRRVGASMGIDPELLGRHPFPGPGLGIRILGDITAEKVRILQEVDAIFINGLKEDGLYDKVWQAGAMLLPVNSVGVMGDERTYEKVVALRAVESTDGMTADWVDLPYKFLQKTSNKIINQVKGVNRVVYDISSKPPATIEWE, encoded by the coding sequence ATGGAACAAGACCAAGTACTTATTTTAGATTTTGGATCGCAATACACTCAGTTAATTGCAAGAAGAGTTAGAGAGTTAAACATTTATTGTGAAATTCATCCTTTTAACCATCCACCAAAAGAATTAGAAAATTTTAAAGCTGTTATCTTATCAGGAAGCCCAAATTCTGTAAGAGGAGAAAATGTTTTACATCCAGAGCTATCAGAAATTAAAGGTAAAAAACCTTTGTTGGCAGTTTGTTATGGAGCGCAATATTTAGCCCATTTTTCAGGTGGAAAAGTAGCAGAATCAAACACTAGAGAATACGGAAGAGCAAATTTATCATATATAAAAAATGATGAAATTTTCTTTCAAAATATTTCTGATGGAAGCCAAGTATGGATGAGTCATTCTGATACAATTAAAGAATTACCAACCGGTGGAATTCTATTGGCAAGTACTAAAGATGTAGAAAATGCAGCTTATAAAATTGATGGCGAAGATACATTTGCTATTCAGTTTCATCCAGAAGTTTATCATTCTAAAGACGGAAAACAATTATTGGCAAACTTTTTGGTAGATATTGCAAAAGTTGCACAAACTTGGACACCAGATTCTTTTGTAGAAAGTACGGTAGCAGACATTAGAGCAAAAGTTGGAAATGATAAAGTTGTTTTAGGACTTTCTGGAGGAGTAGATTCTACAGTTGCAGCTGTTTTATTACACAAAGCAATCGGAAAAAACTTGTATTGTATTTTTGTAAATAATGGTTTGTTGCGTAAAAATGAGTTCGAAAGTGTACTTACACAATACGAAGGCATGGGTTTAAACGTTAAAGGTGTAGATGCATCGCAACGTTTTTTAGATAAATTAGCAGGTATTTCTGATCCGGAAGGAAAAAGAAAAGCAATTGGTAGTACTTTTATTGATGTTTTTGATGATGAAGCTCATCATATTAAAGATGTAAAATGGTTAGCTCAAGGAACAATTTATCCTGATGTTATTGAATCTGTTTCTGTCAATGGAGGTCCATCAGCAACGATAAAAAGTCATCATAATGTTGGCGGATTGCCAGATTATATGAAGTTAAAAATTGTGGAGCCTTTAAAAATGATTTTTAAAGACGAAGTAAGAAGAGTAGGAGCATCGATGGGAATTGATCCAGAATTATTAGGACGTCATCCTTTTCCTGGGCCTGGTTTAGGAATTAGAATTTTAGGAGATATTACCGCAGAAAAAGTGCGTATTTTACAAGAAGTTGATGCTATTTTTATAAACGGATTAAAAGAGGATGGTTTGTATGATAAAGTGTGGCAAGCTGGTGCAATGTTATTACCTGTAAACTCTGTTGGAGTGATGGGCGATGAACGAACGTATGAAAAAGTTGTTGCCTTAAGAGCTGTAGAAAGTACAGACGGAATGACTGCTGATTGGGTAGATTTACCTTATAAATTTTTGCAAAAAACATCAAACAAAATTATAAATCAAGTAAAAGGAGTTAATAGAGTTGTGTATGACATCAGCTCAAAGCCACCTGCAACTATAGAATGGGAATAG
- a CDS encoding 3-oxoacyl-ACP synthase III family protein, whose translation MISSKITGTGTFIPTLKKENTDFLKDKFLDTDGTLLASENEVIIEKFKAITGIEERRYARKEYTSSDLAFFAAQKAIEDADIDKEELDYIIFAHNFGDVKVGSIQSDMLPTLATRVKNKLKIKNPNCVAYDLLFGCPGWIQGVIQAQAYIKAGIANKCLVIGSETLSRVIDKYDRDSMIYSDGAGACIVEKTTEPDAGILSHATQTFANEEAFYLHYGSSYNKNEDKNVRYIKMFGRKIYEFAITNVPAAMKFALDKSGVEIDDVKKIFIHQANEKMDEAIIKRFYRLFKKPVPEGIMPMSIHKLGNSSVATVPTLLDLVLKGKIENQSVQKGDVFILASVGAGMNINTIVYRY comes from the coding sequence ATGATTTCATCAAAAATTACAGGTACAGGAACTTTTATACCTACTTTAAAAAAAGAAAATACAGATTTTTTAAAAGATAAATTTTTAGATACTGATGGTACTCTTTTAGCGTCTGAAAATGAAGTTATTATCGAAAAATTTAAAGCAATTACTGGTATTGAAGAAAGGCGGTATGCACGAAAAGAATACACAAGCTCTGATTTGGCATTTTTTGCAGCTCAAAAAGCTATTGAAGATGCCGATATAGATAAAGAAGAATTAGATTATATTATTTTTGCACATAATTTTGGTGATGTAAAAGTAGGTTCGATTCAAAGTGATATGTTACCAACTTTAGCAACAAGAGTAAAAAATAAATTAAAAATTAAAAACCCTAATTGTGTAGCCTACGATCTTTTATTTGGTTGCCCTGGTTGGATTCAGGGTGTTATTCAAGCACAAGCTTATATAAAAGCAGGAATCGCAAATAAATGTTTGGTAATTGGTTCTGAAACTTTGTCGAGAGTTATTGATAAATACGATAGAGATTCTATGATTTATAGTGATGGAGCAGGAGCTTGTATTGTTGAAAAAACGACAGAACCAGATGCTGGAATTTTAAGTCATGCTACGCAAACTTTTGCCAATGAAGAGGCTTTTTATCTACATTATGGTAGTTCTTACAATAAAAACGAAGATAAAAATGTACGTTATATAAAAATGTTTGGACGTAAAATTTACGAATTTGCGATTACAAATGTTCCTGCAGCAATGAAATTTGCTTTAGATAAAAGCGGAGTAGAAATTGATGATGTGAAGAAAATATTTATACATCAAGCTAATGAAAAAATGGATGAAGCGATTATAAAACGTTTTTATAGGTTATTTAAAAAACCAGTCCCAGAAGGGATTATGCCTATGAGCATTCATAAATTAGGAAACAGTTCTGTTGCCACAGTACCTACTTTGTTAGATTTGGTTTTAAAAGGAAAAATAGAAAATCAATCTGTACAGAAAGGCGATGTTTTTATTTTGGCTTCTGTTGGAGCCGGAATGAATATTAATACAATTGTTTATAGATATTAA
- a CDS encoding group III truncated hemoglobin, producing the protein MKPDISSRKDIKLIITKFYDKLLVDEKMIPFFTDIVAKNQLEHHLEIITDFWNDIIFDTTTYSNNVMKKHLDINVFVTFKKEHFALWVSYFFNTIDTYFLGDNSERMKARAQSIATVMQLKLNLYTT; encoded by the coding sequence ATGAAACCAGATATATCGTCAAGAAAAGACATAAAACTTATTATTACAAAGTTTTATGATAAGTTATTAGTTGATGAAAAAATGATTCCTTTTTTTACGGATATCGTTGCAAAAAACCAACTAGAACATCATTTAGAAATAATTACAGATTTTTGGAATGATATTATTTTTGACACTACTACCTATAGCAATAATGTAATGAAAAAACACCTTGATATAAACGTTTTCGTAACTTTTAAGAAGGAGCATTTTGCACTTTGGGTATCGTATTTTTTTAACACTATTGATACCTATTTTTTAGGTGATAATTCCGAAAGAATGAAGGCTAGAGCCCAATCTATTGCTACAGTGATGCAATTAAAGTTAAACCTTTATACAACATAA
- the cdd gene encoding cytidine deaminase, whose protein sequence is MRKIEIATSAVLFKDVSELSSEDKMLMDKAVEARKKAYAPYSKFNVGAALLLENNEIVLGNNQENAAYPSGMCAERVAIWKAGSEFPGVKILKLAITASSTIKEVSKPVGPCGACRQSLSEYEIKQKQSFEVLFMGEVGEIVKTDSLLSLLPFSFDSSYL, encoded by the coding sequence ATGAGAAAAATTGAAATAGCAACATCAGCAGTCCTTTTTAAGGATGTATCAGAACTTTCTTCAGAAGATAAAATGTTGATGGATAAAGCTGTAGAAGCAAGAAAAAAAGCATACGCTCCCTATTCTAAATTTAATGTAGGAGCAGCTTTATTGTTAGAAAATAATGAAATTGTTTTAGGTAATAATCAAGAAAATGCAGCATATCCATCAGGAATGTGTGCAGAAAGAGTTGCCATTTGGAAGGCTGGATCAGAATTTCCAGGTGTAAAAATTTTAAAATTAGCAATTACCGCAAGTTCAACAATTAAAGAAGTTAGCAAACCTGTAGGCCCTTGTGGCGCTTGTAGACAATCTTTATCAGAATATGAAATTAAACAAAAACAATCTTTCGAGGTTTTGTTTATGGGAGAAGTTGGAGAAATTGTAAAAACAGATTCATTACTTTCTTTACTACCTTTTTCTTTTGATAGTTCTTATTTATAA
- the porV gene encoding type IX secretion system outer membrane channel protein PorV — translation MKKIGFCIALCALVSLKTSAQTTINTDDIGGITTAVPFLLIVPDARAAGMGDMGVATTADAFSLFHNPAKIVFSDRQIKTGLTYSPWLRNLTDDIFVGSGSYINRFSENSAWGADFKYFSLGEINLTNNDGSDNGSINPNELVATGSYALKLSETFSMGVSLKYIRSNLTFNGTNSNLQPINSFGVDVSGYYQSFEENYGNFNGRYRIGFNIANIGPKVSYTPGEEDFIPTNLKLGGGFDFILDDYNIISTTVEFTKLLVPYSGDDTADEDQGWIEGMFSSFGDAPGGFSEEMKEFTYALGAEYLYNNAFALRAGYFHESEDKGNRQYFTLGAGFKTNALNVDLSYLINGSDVNNPLENSLRFSLSFDLGEIYDNY, via the coding sequence ATGAAGAAAATTGGATTTTGTATAGCACTTTGTGCTCTAGTAAGTTTAAAAACAAGCGCACAAACAACAATAAATACAGATGATATTGGAGGAATTACTACAGCAGTTCCTTTTTTATTGATAGTACCAGATGCTAGAGCAGCAGGAATGGGAGATATGGGGGTTGCTACAACAGCAGATGCTTTTTCTTTATTTCACAATCCAGCAAAAATTGTTTTTAGTGATCGACAAATAAAAACGGGATTAACGTATTCGCCTTGGTTGCGTAATTTAACCGATGATATTTTTGTAGGAAGTGGTTCTTATATTAATAGGTTTAGCGAAAACTCTGCTTGGGGAGCAGATTTTAAATATTTTTCTTTAGGAGAAATAAATTTAACAAATAATGATGGTAGCGATAATGGTTCTATTAACCCAAATGAATTGGTAGCAACAGGTTCTTATGCTTTAAAATTAAGTGAAACTTTCTCTATGGGAGTTTCTTTAAAATATATTCGTTCTAATTTAACTTTTAATGGAACCAATAGTAACTTACAACCCATTAATTCTTTTGGTGTAGATGTTTCTGGATATTATCAATCTTTTGAAGAAAACTATGGTAATTTTAATGGACGTTATAGAATTGGTTTCAATATTGCCAATATAGGACCTAAAGTTTCTTACACTCCGGGAGAAGAAGATTTTATTCCTACAAATTTAAAATTAGGTGGAGGTTTCGATTTTATTTTAGACGATTACAATATTATTTCTACAACAGTAGAGTTTACTAAATTATTAGTGCCTTATTCTGGAGATGATACAGCAGATGAAGATCAAGGTTGGATTGAAGGTATGTTTAGCTCTTTTGGAGATGCTCCAGGAGGATTTAGCGAAGAAATGAAAGAATTTACCTATGCTTTAGGAGCAGAATATTTATACAACAATGCTTTTGCTTTACGTGCTGGATATTTTCATGAAAGTGAAGACAAAGGGAATAGACAATATTTTACGTTAGGTGCTGGTTTTAAGACCAATGCATTAAATGTTGATTTGTCTTATTTAATAAATGGTTCTGATGTAAATAACCCATTAGAAAACTCATTACGCTTTTCTTTATCGTTTGATTTAGGAGAAATTTATGACAATTATTAA